A stretch of DNA from Paenibacillus albus:
AAGAAAAATCATGCTATTCGCATAAAAGAATGGATTACAGGAAGGGTCCCGCATTATTGGGGAGAAGGAATACAAAAAGTTTCAAATGAAATAAGTGGAATATTGGATAAACTACCATCACGGTTTAAAGAAAATTTAGCGTGTGTTTGTGAGAGTCATCACAATAATAATCTTGATAAACATGATGTGTTTCCGCTATGTCAAAAGTATGGTAATCATAGAAATGAAGTAGCCAATGTACAATATGCAGCTTTAATATTAAGAACAGCTGATTTAATACATGTTACTAAAGATAGAACTCCATCAGAAATGTACAAAATAATTGGATTAACTGATCCCCTAGGTGTTGATGAATGGAAAAAGCAGTTGGGGACATTTTCAGTTAATATGTTAACACGTCAATTTGATCCGCAGGACAGGGATAATCACTATATTTCCTTAAGTGCTGATTTTACTGAAGAACGCCCTTTTTTTTCACTCACTGAGTATTTAGTTTACGCTAATAGTGAAATAGAACAGACTAAACGTTGGGCGGATGCTAGTCAAGAATCACCGGATGCACAAGACTACATATTCCCGTGGAGAGGAATAAAGCCAGATATCAGGGTCGAAGGGAACCTACCTAAATTAATGAAGTTTAATTTAGATCGTGGGAAGCTTCTAGATCTATTGGTAGGACATACGATCTATAACGATCCTACAGTTGCGATTCGAGAGTTACTTCAGAACGGAATTGACGCAGTTAGATATCAATATTATCTTGAAAATAAAAAGATGGGGGATAAGGCAGCGATAGGTAATGTAAGGGTTCACTGGAACCATAACAGCAAGGAATTAGTTGTACATGACAATGGAATAGGTATGAATCTTACAATTATAACAGAGCACTTAATGAAAGTTGGATCTTCTTACTATAACACTACACAGTTTAAAAGTGATAATTCTGATTTTACACCTATATCAAGGTTTGGCATTGGTGTTTTATCATGTTTTATGATATCTGATGATATTGAAATTATTACAAAAAGAAGCCAATGTCCAGGATATAGAATAAAGATGAGTTCTGTGCATGCTGATTATTTGTTAAAGGAGGTTCCCGAAGGAGATCAACTCTTAAAAGATATTGGAGTTAGTGGAACAAAAATAACAATGAAACTTCGCTCATCGGTTGATCTCGATAAGAAAAATGTATTGGACATTATCAAGCATTGGATTACACTTCCTCCATGCGAAGTGATTTATATGGAGAACGAATTAATGGCACCTATAAAAGTAGGTTTCAATAACGCAGCCGAAGCACTACATCATTATTTGAGTGATGGTCAAAGAAAAGGGAAAGTTGATTATGAAATTATCACTAGAAAAAAGGTGGTTGGTAAAGAGACATATGAGTTGGCTTTTGCAGTAAGGAGTAATGGTTATGAAAGAAGTTTTTATCAAAATCTTAGTTCTATCCCAAAAGTCTGCATCGAGGGGATAAGGACGGGAGAGAGCTTACCTGGGTTTAGCCCTCATCTTGAAGCATCTATTTGCGCTGTGCTTTCAGTAAGTGGTAATGGAAAGTTTCGAACTACTGTATCTAGAGCTGACTTAGAGGAGGATGAGGAGTTCAATAGAGTTGCATTGATATGTGCTGAAATGCTATTTAGCCATGTTGAGACCGAAGTGCGAGAAATGTCTGAAAGAAAAGGCGCTCCATTATCGCGATCTTCAACCGCTGGATTATGGATTTATAGATCATTAGAAAGAAGCGTCCACAAAAGAGGTATCAGAGAGTATTTATATTCACTTTTTAATAACCTACCATTAGTAGTCATTGAAGAACGGAACTTTTCAGATAGATCGAATAATAAAAAACTAGTCAGTCAAAACGAATTAAATGATTATGATTACTTCTGGACTATTGAGTCAAGGCTTGTTGATAATTTAGGGATTATTTCAAGGGATATAGGTAGAGAACTCAACTTCAATGAGTTCTTGGATAAATTTGCTGAAGGTGTATTAAGACAAGAAATCTCTCCAATAGTCTTCGACCCTCAAAATTATTCTCGGA
This window harbors:
- a CDS encoding HD domain-containing protein, whose product is MMKKKKSFLSRIRKKNHAIRIKEWITGRVPHYWGEGIQKVSNEISGILDKLPSRFKENLACVCESHHNNNLDKHDVFPLCQKYGNHRNEVANVQYAALILRTADLIHVTKDRTPSEMYKIIGLTDPLGVDEWKKQLGTFSVNMLTRQFDPQDRDNHYISLSADFTEERPFFSLTEYLVYANSEIEQTKRWADASQESPDAQDYIFPWRGIKPDIRVEGNLPKLMKFNLDRGKLLDLLVGHTIYNDPTVAIRELLQNGIDAVRYQYYLENKKMGDKAAIGNVRVHWNHNSKELVVHDNGIGMNLTIITEHLMKVGSSYYNTTQFKSDNSDFTPISRFGIGVLSCFMISDDIEIITKRSQCPGYRIKMSSVHADYLLKEVPEGDQLLKDIGVSGTKITMKLRSSVDLDKKNVLDIIKHWITLPPCEVIYMENELMAPIKVGFNNAAEALHHYLSDGQRKGKVDYEIITRKKVVGKETYELAFAVRSNGYERSFYQNLSSIPKVCIEGIRTGESLPGFSPHLEASICAVLSVSGNGKFRTTVSRADLEEDEEFNRVALICAEMLFSHVETEVREMSERKGAPLSRSSTAGLWIYRSLERSVHKRGIREYLYSLFNNLPLVVIEERNFSDRSNNKKLVSQNELNDYDYFWTIESRLVDNLGIISRDIGRELNFNEFLDKFAEGVLRQEISPIVFDPQNYSRMIKNTHSVAYVEFSKQYQHTLVKWVKNEVTTVVEPWVGYVSENMGEIYEIIESTHNRRFPFRSNYYSGSEIIHYSEIVGDLESIEGITTRLVCIIRKGTELEGKVNKIIGFFNLRMNKLSESNESLQEVALMVSIYGCFMDSLLNRSRIELNDRLSSFRGSIKRNSELEWLLDEIENLVKDEYWFDASHYWRDWSRAFLDY